One genomic segment of Hordeum vulgare subsp. vulgare chromosome 2H, MorexV3_pseudomolecules_assembly, whole genome shotgun sequence includes these proteins:
- the LOC123424692 gene encoding probable apyrase 2, which produces MRRYSQLPGAGRQDTLADRVHRYRGVLLVVLAPLALVSLVLLLMPRAPSGAAQRPLGGGGAAAVAAGDKKYAVIFDAGSSGSRVHVFCFDGNLDLVHIGTDIELFVQKKPGLSAFANDPREAAQSLVSLIEKAKEVVPAELRDQTPVRVGATAGLRALGAGKSEEILQAVRDLLREKSSFKNQPDWVTVLDGTQEGAYEWVTINYLLGKLGKTYADTVGVVDLGGGSVQMAYAIPEKDAEKAPKPADGEESYVKKLFLKGTTYHLYVHSYLRYGLLAARAEILKAGNANGYSNCVLAGHQGQYKYGGNTFEASAAPSGSSFSECRADVVKALKVDEACTHMKCSFGGIWNGGGGAGQKNLFVASFFFDRAAEAGFINSNAAVAKVKPSDFEEAAKRACKLNVNDAQSSYPAVQKDNVPYICMDLVYQYTLLVDGFGVDPQQEMTLVKKVPYSDAFVEAAWPLGSAIEVASSS; this is translated from the exons ATGCGCCGCTACTCGCAGCTGCCGGGGGCCGGCCGCCAGGACACGCTCGCCGACCGCGTGCACCGCTACCGCGGGGTGCTGCTCGTCGTGCTCGCGCCCCTCGCCCTCGTCTCGCTCGTGCTCCTGCTCATGCCGCGCGCGCCCTCCGGGGCCGCCCAGAGGCCCctcggaggaggaggggccgccgccgtcgccgccggggACAAGAAGTACGCCGTCATATTCGACGCCGGCAGCTCCGGCAGCcgcgtccacgtcttctgcttcgACGGCAACCTGGATCTGGTCCACATTGGCACCGACATCGAGCTTTTCGTCCAG AAAAAGCCTGGACTTAGCGCGTTCGCCAATGACCCGCGCGAGGCTGCTCAATCGCTCGTCTCTCTCATTGAGAAGGCCAAGGAAGTGGTTCCGGCCGAATTGCGCGACCAGACGCCGGTCAGAGTTGGG GCCACCGCAGGCTTAAGAGCGTTGGGAGCAGGAAAATCCGAAGAGATATTGCAAGCG GTTAGGGATCTTCTTCGTGAAAAGAGTTCATTTAAGAACCAGCCGGATTGGGTTACAGTTCTTGATGGAACCCAGGAAGGTGCATATGAATGG GTTACCATTAATTATCTGTTGGGAAAACTGGGAAAGACGTATGCAGACACAGTTGGTGTGGTTGACCTTGGCGGTGGATCTGTCCAAATGGCGTATGCTATCCCAGAGAAGGATGCTGAAAAGGCTCCTAAACCGGCAGATGGTGAAGAATCATACGTGAAAAAGCTTTTCCTTAAAGGGACAACATATCATCTTTATGTCCACAG TTATTTGCGCTATGGATTGCTGGCTGCTAGAGCAGAGATCTTAAAAGCTGGCAATGCCAATGGTTACAGCAACTGTGTATTGGCTGGACACCAGG GGCAATATAAGTATGGTGGAAATACATTTGAAGCATCGGCTGCACCTTCTGGCAGTAGTTTCTCGGAATGCAGGGCTGAtgttgtgaaagctcttaaagtagACGAAGCATGCACTCACATGAAATGTTCCTTCGGTGGTATTTggaatggtggtggtggtgctggacaGAAGAATCTCTTTGTAGCATCGTTTTTCTTTGACAGGGCAGCTGAG GCTGGTTTCATTAACTCCAATGCGGCCGTTGCCAAGGTCAAACCCTCTGACTTTGAGGAAGCTGCCAAGCGTGCTTGTAAATTGAACGTGAACGACGCCCAATCTAGCTACCCTGCTGTCCAGAAGGATAACGTTCCATACATTTGCATGGATCTTGTTTACCAGTACACCCTGCTTGTGGATGGATTTG GTGTTGATCCCCAACAGGAGATGACATTGGTAAAGAAGGTTCCTTACAGCGACGCGTTCGTTGAAGCAGCATGGCCGCTCGGAAGCGCCATCGAGGTTGCATCTTCATCATAG